The window AGACGAGTGAAAGTTGCACAAAAGGAGGACAAAAATTCGAGAAAATAGCAAAAAAGCACGAAGTACTCAAGCCTAGCTACAGGCCAGGCGTAGCCAGCTTGGCCGTGCTAAAGGCTAGGCGTAGCTAGCTTGACCGCGCTATAATACTGGCCTTGTGAGGTCTGTAGCCCGATAGTCAAAAGTTCGCGAATTAAAAGACTCCGACCCGGATTTGGACTAAAGGACTTCAACCCTAGCCTTTAAATATGCCCTAAACATGTCTAAAGGAGGGGAGACGTTTTTGGAGAGGGGATTCGACCCAAGGAGGCGAGAAcaactaggagcaaggcggagaattcttctacgagtttttcactttcttcttcctatttccattatcgattatgaattctagtattgtaattttgcatactattatgaatagctaatttgttatctaggattttgatggaaccttttgtaggatgaattcttattacgttttcatataattgagccgttggatttctctacttgttcaattacatatttaattattgttgttgattgaatggccatcaattgaatgtgcctatttagtgtgtattactagAGAGaaggtacatatttaggtagttgtcgAACAACATCACTCCTGACGTATGCGAGAGATCAATATGGAGGATTTAAAAGCGGGATTaaagataacgaaaccttggtgtgatcgtagtgagcggtgaattagtgtcagctagcgtaattcgagagaatacgtATAGTGAATTGTGGtggttgctcgagagagagctacgacacccaaagtactcacgatcggtagagaatacttggGCGAAATTATAAAAGACGTAGGGGGAAGGATTttgacaattgggaaaatcataactcgagacctccttaatcttttcTCCAACCCCTAGTATCTTTAATTGTTAATctactactttaatttgttagttatatataagaatcttaatatttataatttagaAATTGTTCAAACTTGTATTCCTAGTAAAAGTGAAGAGTTGTAGCtgaaccttagttctctgtgagaTTTGACTCCgaacttttagaccggattatatttgcaacgaccactTATCCTtgttaggactagagttgggcgtgatcaaactCTAACGATTGTTTAATAGACAACGAGTGGAGTGCATAAGCCCCTTAAGAGATAGAAGTGCATACTAAATTGAGGAACTACCGATTTGGCGATCACAGATCATGTGTTGATAATATCAGTGGTGGTTcattattttgataaatttttagACTTTATATTCATAATGATGTGATGCTTGCATTTGGCACTCCAGAGAAACAAATCTTGGTTGGGCCTACATTTACTTGTCATTTATGAGAGAGTATTAATCTAATgttcaaaaatcaaaataaacAACACTAGTTCTAAACATTGTACCCAATTGTCAAAAAAGGAGCTACAAGTGAAGGGTAATACATGGTATTCCAACTTGATGTGGATAACAAGCAACATTTTCTAACCATAAAGATGGCCGCAAAATCTGGATGGATTTTCTAATAGACTATGATTTAATTGATGTAGCGCGTAAATCTTAGCTATTAGAATTAGAATTAGAATTAGGGAAATCTAATCCTCTCCAGCTAGGTGATCCACTTGCTGATGATATTATAAAAAGCAAGACCAGGGACTTTACAAGAATTAAATTTAAAGTCTGTCTGTACATACATTAATATTATCTTATTTTCCCTCCACATCTTCCGATTAGCCTCATTTCAGATTGTGGCTCTTAAGACAAGAATCACATTAATGTGTAACTCCTCTCCAAGAAAATGAAAAGATATTCCCCAACATATTTTTATTTCAGGAATTCGGTATTCTAAactcattggaccaatcgagaaACCAGGATTCCTAATAAGGTGATTCAAAAaatacaattatatatatatagaaataatttttatttttacgttACTTGCACAGTATAATTTTCGAACAAAAGAGATTCCATCGAACCTCCGCCACTGGTTGGACCGACTAATTCGAATTCGCACCAAATAGGCCAACTAAGAGTGTAAAACTCCCTACCAAGAATTTTTATTCCCAAAGGTCGAATACAAGACTTTTAATTTAGGGAGAAGGAATCTCAACCATTCCACCAAAACCCCATATGTTATTCGCCAACTTGCTACACCCCAACACCTTCTGCTCCTCCAGTTTATAAGTAACCTAGCTTAGCAATCTCTTGTCAATACAATCCTCTTGGCTTAATCCTATTTTTTCTACTGAGGCAAATTAAATCTGCACTTTCCTCCAAAACTTGTTCTCCTTGTCTGGGTTACAATCTTTCATTGCACTCATCCTCTAGCCATATTCTTGATCACAAGTCACTACATAAATTATTAGCTCAAATAATATTATTCTGCAATGGCTACTTGGACAGCAAAACAGAACAAGAAATTCGAGGAGGCATTGGCTTTATATGACAAAGACACTTCTGATCGCTGGAATAATATTGCAAGGTGTGTAGGTGGAAAATCAGCAGAGGAAGTGAGAAGGCATTATGAACTGCTTGTAAAGGATATCATGCAGATAGAAAATGATCAAGTACCTTTGCCCAATTACAGAACTGCTGGAAGCGATGGCAGAGGTTATGCTAATGAACAAAGGTATAGTACTATAACTCATTGCTTTTCATACAAATTACCTATGTCGCTCAGACTCTTCAAAAATATGGTCGGTTGGGTCCTCCCAAAACTATACTTTTGGTGGATGCCATCATTTTTGGAGGGTCCGAGCAACATATTTTCATTTTGATACATATTTCCTATTTTTAAGGCTAAGTGTACTGTAGTATCCTCCTGCCAACGATGTTATTGTCTATCTGTTTCCTCCCCATGATAGAATTTACCTTATACACTGTTAATGTATCTTAACACATTGCAGTAGGTTATTACCTGCATTAATTTTGAATTTAATAATTCCTCATTATGATACGTTGTAGTAGGTTACTCGCATTATTTTTTAGTTTATTAATCCCTTATTATGGCAAAAGACGGTCAGGTAGAATTCTTTAGGTAACCTGATAGTGTTTTTGGCACTGTTTGTATGCTAACGGTTATGATACACTTGATAAACGGATAAATTTATGGAATTCTGAGGCTTTCTTTGTGGTGGGTTTTCTTGCCGACTAGGTTTAATTAAGGCAAGTGTATTCATAAGATTCCCTcctaataatatatagatatacaCACAAATTAGAAgacatatattttaaaaaataaaaaaatacttgaAACTACCAAATTGTTTGATTTTTACTATCTTAGGAAGCTGTGCATGTTGCTTATTTAAGCTCTTAAGCAACCCCACATGAAATCTAATCCTACTTGTTTAAGCTCCTAAGTAAACCACGTGAAATCTAATCCCACTTGTTTAACAGCACATGCATATTGTCCTACATCTTAACCTCTCATCACCTCATTATACTAAACAAAAGTTGTTTAACAATTGTACGTATCTTGTCTCGATAAGTATCATAACATACTTTATGAGTTCCTCACATTCTTTCATGGCTCTTCAGCAATCCCAAGTTTCTGCTCTAGCTAGCTATAAGATAGTTTAAgcattctataagcaata is drawn from Nicotiana tomentosiformis chromosome 12, ASM39032v3, whole genome shotgun sequence and contains these coding sequences:
- the LOC104105215 gene encoding protein RADIALIS-like 5 — its product is MATWTAKQNKKFEEALALYDKDTSDRWNNIARCVGGKSAEEVRRHYELLVKDIMQIENDQVPLPNYRTAGSDGRGYANEQRLMKNLKLQ